One segment of Maridesulfovibrio bastinii DSM 16055 DNA contains the following:
- a CDS encoding SpoIIE family protein phosphatase has protein sequence MSGLDSTETLLTEHKITVLLIDDQPLVGEAVRRMLEGEEDIDFHFTSDPAGAIPIAQELEPTVILQDLVMPEIDGMTMVRFMRANKKLKDVPLIVLSTKEEAATKAEAFALGANDYLVKLPDRIELLARIRYHSKGYINLLQRNEAYEALLESRNAMRKELAVAADYVTSLLPSPVKEGVVMADWRFIPSASLGGDSFGYHWLDEDNFAMYLLDVCDHGVGSALLSVSAMNVLRSQTLPDTDFFKPEMVLQSLNETFQMEKQNNLYFTMWYGVYNKVEGTLTFSSGGHPPALLIRDGEASLLRTTGMIIGGMPGMNYTSDMVGVKEGDRLYVFSDGVYELKKASDGKMWEFEEFVKFMTSCNGPLGDPVEKLLTHTRALQGADAFDDDFSMIEFEFNQVK, from the coding sequence ATGAGTGGACTGGACAGTACTGAGACTCTGCTTACTGAACATAAGATAACCGTGCTTCTTATAGACGATCAGCCGCTGGTGGGTGAAGCTGTTCGGCGGATGCTTGAGGGCGAGGAAGATATTGATTTCCATTTCACTTCAGACCCTGCCGGAGCCATCCCCATAGCTCAGGAGCTTGAGCCGACAGTTATTCTGCAGGATCTTGTAATGCCTGAAATTGACGGAATGACCATGGTCAGGTTTATGCGGGCAAATAAAAAGCTTAAGGATGTTCCTCTTATTGTTCTTTCCACCAAAGAGGAGGCGGCCACCAAAGCTGAAGCTTTTGCTCTCGGGGCCAACGACTATCTTGTTAAACTGCCGGACCGCATAGAGCTGCTTGCTCGTATCCGTTATCACTCCAAAGGTTACATCAACCTGCTACAGAGAAATGAAGCTTATGAAGCATTGCTGGAGAGTAGAAACGCAATGCGGAAGGAACTGGCTGTTGCTGCTGATTATGTTACCTCCCTGCTTCCTTCTCCTGTAAAGGAAGGAGTTGTGATGGCTGACTGGCGATTTATCCCCTCTGCTTCACTTGGCGGGGATTCATTTGGTTATCACTGGCTTGATGAGGATAATTTTGCCATGTATCTTCTTGATGTCTGTGACCATGGTGTCGGTTCCGCCCTGCTTTCAGTTTCCGCCATGAATGTGCTGCGTTCGCAAACTCTTCCTGATACCGATTTTTTCAAGCCGGAGATGGTTTTGCAGTCTCTGAATGAAACTTTTCAGATGGAAAAGCAGAATAATCTGTATTTTACCATGTGGTACGGGGTGTATAATAAAGTTGAAGGCACTTTGACATTCTCCAGCGGAGGACATCCTCCGGCTCTTCTTATCAGAGACGGTGAAGCCAGTCTGCTGCGGACCACAGGTATGATTATCGGCGGTATGCCGGGGATGAATTACACCAGTGATATGGTCGGGGTCAAAGAAGGCGACCGCCTTTATGTTTTCAGTGACGGGGTTTATGAATTAAAAAAGGCTTCCGATGGAAAAATGTGGGAGTTTGAGGAGTTCGTAAAATTTATGACCTCATGCAATGGTCCGCTGGGCGATCCTGTTGAAAAATTATTGACCCACACTAGAGCTTTGCAGGGTGCTGATGCGTTTGATGACGATTTTTCCATGATTGAATTTGAGTTCAATCAAGTTAAGTAA